One genomic window of Gemmatimonadales bacterium includes the following:
- a CDS encoding Uma2 family endonuclease, whose translation MAPIKRFTADDVRALPDDGKRYETVHGELLVSPTPRDRHQVVVGRLYLALGNYLVDHGIEWLLMSPSDISFDLPRGGKRGHGSEFRRPGGEPTPSNKTRTSLAHPVRVKTI comes from the coding sequence ATGGCGCCCATCAAGCGGTTCACGGCCGACGACGTGCGCGCATTGCCCGACGACGGCAAGCGCTACGAGACTGTCCACGGTGAGCTGCTGGTGAGTCCGACGCCAAGGGACCGCCATCAGGTCGTCGTCGGACGCCTCTATCTCGCGCTGGGAAATTACCTGGTAGATCATGGGATCGAGTGGCTGCTCATGTCCCCGTCCGACATCTCGTTCGATTTGCCCCGTGGGGGGAAGCGGGGGCACGGTAGCGAGTTCCGACGCCCCGGCGGCGAGCCAACGCCTTCGAACAAGACCCGCACATCGCTCGCACATCCCGTCCGAGTGAAGACGATATGA
- a CDS encoding N-acetylmuramidase domain-containing protein, which translates to MTTFNAQGDPLSTDAFEHALAIMDIDAATLWAVLHVETRGFGFLPSRRPVITFERQVFHRLTDGRFDADHPELSNPTPGGYIGGAAEYARLNSASTLDASAALQSCSWGIAQLMGFNYQYIGYTSIDQMVEQLVWNEDEQLWSASAFMEEEGLAYSLQEHDWDDFAERYNGSGRGSEGYAAKLAAAHQRFQSQTPDLDVRFVQVALFYLGLHHGPIDGIMEPRTRSALMTFQRRCRLPVTGTVYRGVAEALDAAAFAA; encoded by the coding sequence ATGACGACGTTCAATGCGCAGGGCGATCCGCTCAGCACCGACGCCTTCGAACACGCGCTGGCCATCATGGATATCGACGCGGCAACACTGTGGGCCGTGCTGCACGTCGAGACTCGCGGCTTTGGCTTCCTGCCAAGCCGCCGGCCGGTGATCACCTTCGAGCGCCAGGTCTTTCATCGCCTCACCGACGGCCGTTTCGACGCCGACCATCCCGAGCTCAGCAACCCCACGCCGGGCGGCTACATCGGCGGTGCGGCGGAGTACGCGCGCCTCAACAGCGCATCGACGCTTGATGCCAGCGCCGCGCTGCAGAGCTGTTCGTGGGGCATCGCGCAGTTGATGGGGTTCAACTACCAGTACATCGGCTACACCAGCATCGACCAGATGGTCGAACAGCTGGTCTGGAACGAAGACGAACAGCTCTGGTCCGCCTCGGCGTTCATGGAAGAGGAAGGTCTCGCCTATTCGCTCCAGGAACACGATTGGGACGATTTCGCCGAGCGATACAACGGCTCCGGCAGGGGGTCCGAGGGATACGCCGCGAAGCTGGCAGCGGCTCATCAACGCTTTCAGTCACAGACGCCTGACCTCGATGTCCGCTTCGTGCAGGTGGCGCTCTTCTATCTCGGCCTCCATCACGGCCCGATCGACGGGATCATGGAGCCGCGCACGCGATCGGCGCTGATGACCTTTCAACGGCGCTGCCGACTTCCGGTCACCGGGACGGTGTACCGGGGTGTCGCCGAGGCGCTCGACGCGGCGGCATTCGCGGCGTAA
- a CDS encoding ATP-binding protein yields MAFLRRRLTIWYVGTLAATLLILGTGLFLAIKVEMDHRLRRTLRQRVAAVERAARSVDSTADAGASLVERAATLRFTDRNVFLFTASGDPITPRTVPPWVQVLAARADSTGAYLHTAGTDERGRVEPNLRVWEQRFRLDDSTVAVAVATSEAAELHDEDVDLIVAFGGAALVALLLIAIGGSFLVRESTAPIERSISRMRAFMSDAAHELRTPVTVIRTGAEVAVQQPRDAERYIAALDGIASESRRLGTILDDLLVLARADAGERPVQRQPLFLDDLTADAADAARPLAEAAGIAFELDQFDEVEIVGDPDLLRQLVLILLDNAFKYTGRGGTVRLRVGHIDGRPSVIVTDTGIGIAAEDLPRIFERFFRVDRGRSRDAGGEPSVGGAGLGLAIARWIADAHGAEIDVASAVGEGTVVRVRFASDRTAPRGS; encoded by the coding sequence GTGGCGTTCCTCCGGCGTCGGCTGACGATCTGGTACGTCGGAACACTCGCCGCCACCCTGCTCATCCTCGGCACCGGGCTCTTTCTCGCCATCAAGGTCGAGATGGATCACCGATTGCGCCGCACCCTGCGGCAGCGCGTCGCGGCCGTCGAGCGTGCCGCCCGCTCAGTCGATTCCACCGCCGATGCCGGCGCATCGCTCGTGGAGCGTGCGGCGACGCTTCGCTTCACCGATCGGAACGTCTTCCTTTTCACCGCCTCTGGTGACCCGATCACGCCCAGGACAGTGCCACCGTGGGTGCAGGTTCTCGCCGCGCGCGCCGACAGCACCGGTGCCTATCTCCACACCGCCGGGACCGACGAACGTGGACGAGTCGAACCGAATCTTCGCGTCTGGGAGCAGCGCTTCCGCCTCGACGATTCCACCGTCGCAGTCGCCGTCGCGACATCGGAGGCGGCCGAACTCCACGACGAGGATGTCGACCTGATCGTGGCGTTCGGCGGTGCCGCGCTCGTGGCACTGCTGCTGATCGCGATCGGCGGATCGTTCCTGGTGCGGGAATCGACTGCGCCGATCGAGCGATCGATCAGCCGGATGCGCGCGTTCATGTCGGACGCCGCTCACGAGCTGCGCACCCCGGTGACAGTGATCCGCACCGGTGCGGAAGTCGCCGTGCAACAGCCTCGCGACGCGGAACGCTATATCGCGGCCCTCGACGGCATTGCGTCGGAAAGCCGCCGTCTCGGCACCATTCTCGATGACCTGCTGGTGCTGGCGCGCGCCGATGCCGGCGAACGGCCGGTGCAGCGGCAGCCGCTCTTTCTCGACGACCTGACCGCCGATGCCGCCGATGCCGCGCGGCCCCTCGCCGAAGCGGCGGGGATCGCCTTCGAACTCGATCAGTTCGACGAGGTCGAGATCGTCGGTGACCCAGACCTGCTGCGACAACTCGTCCTCATCCTCCTCGACAACGCCTTCAAGTACACCGGGCGCGGCGGGACGGTGCGGCTTCGCGTGGGGCATATCGACGGACGGCCGTCGGTCATCGTGACGGACACCGGGATCGGGATCGCGGCGGAAGATCTGCCGCGGATCTTCGAACGATTCTTCCGGGTCGACCGCGGACGATCGCGCGACGCCGGCGGAGAACCATCGGTCGGCGGCGCAGGACTCGGCCTCGCGATCGCGCGATGGATCGCTGACGCGCACGGCGCCGAGATCGACGTCGCGTCGGCGGTAGGGGAGGGAACCGTCGTCAGAGTTCGCTTCGCCTCAGATCGAACCGCGCCCCGGGGAAGCTGA
- a CDS encoding response regulator transcription factor translates to MRILLVEDDAHLAALIAGGLADQQIEVVQADSFSTGRLRATVGTYDVLVLDVMLPGGSGFDLCRQLRKRDISTPILMLTARDAVDDRVTGLTAGADDYLTKPFAFPEFVARIRALARRRPELVPRVVTVADLVLDLDARTGTRAGVTFRITAREFALIEYLALHVGKVVTRAEIAAHIWDDNHDPFSNMVDVLISRVRRKVDAGHSVALIQTIRGAGYRLGT, encoded by the coding sequence ATGCGGATCCTGCTTGTCGAGGACGATGCCCACCTCGCTGCGCTGATCGCCGGCGGCCTCGCCGATCAGCAGATCGAGGTGGTGCAGGCCGATTCGTTCTCGACTGGTCGCCTTCGCGCCACCGTCGGCACCTACGACGTCCTCGTCCTCGACGTCATGCTCCCCGGCGGAAGCGGTTTCGATCTCTGCCGCCAGCTGCGCAAGCGGGACATCTCGACGCCGATCCTGATGCTCACCGCCCGCGACGCCGTCGACGATCGTGTGACCGGCCTCACCGCCGGCGCCGACGACTATCTCACCAAGCCGTTCGCCTTTCCCGAATTCGTGGCACGGATCCGCGCCCTCGCCCGCCGCCGCCCGGAGCTGGTGCCGCGGGTCGTGACCGTCGCCGATCTGGTCCTCGACCTCGACGCCCGCACCGGCACCCGCGCGGGCGTGACCTTCCGCATCACCGCACGCGAATTCGCCCTGATCGAGTACCTCGCGCTCCACGTCGGCAAGGTGGTCACGCGTGCCGAGATCGCGGCGCACATCTGGGACGACAACCACGATCCCTTCTCCAACATGGTCGACGTCCTGATCTCGCGCGTGCGCCGGAAGGTCGACGCCGGCCACAGCGTCGCATTGATCCAGACGATCCGCGGCGCCGGTTATCGTCTTGGAACCTAG
- a CDS encoding sigma-70 family RNA polymerase sigma factor yields MAEPSLDLLREGDIEGAWRRFIDDYRRLLFSVIRRFARDPDEAMDLFAHLCEQLRADEMSRLRHFRDDAGGSASFSTWLVVVGRRLIIDWYRKRDGRIRRAPPRDLSPLGVAIYTQVFIASRSHRDAYEWARAHLDPSLTYSTFLRELRVVHQAAFREPAGSVTRAVLDSAEIDPTPNAEELVLADEAAEALGDAMATLDPAVRAAVQLLIVEEMTAGDVARVVGWPNAKAVYNRVYRALAAIRARLTAEDAKN; encoded by the coding sequence ATGGCCGAGCCGAGCCTCGATCTGCTGCGCGAGGGTGACATCGAGGGGGCGTGGCGTCGCTTCATCGATGACTATCGCCGGCTGCTGTTCAGTGTCATTCGCCGGTTTGCCCGTGACCCCGACGAGGCGATGGACCTGTTCGCCCATCTGTGCGAGCAGCTTCGCGCCGACGAGATGTCGCGGCTGCGCCACTTTCGTGATGACGCTGGCGGTTCGGCATCGTTCTCGACGTGGCTGGTCGTCGTCGGCCGCCGCCTCATCATCGACTGGTATCGCAAACGCGACGGACGCATTCGCCGTGCGCCGCCGCGCGATCTCTCCCCACTCGGTGTTGCGATCTACACCCAGGTGTTCATTGCGTCGAGGTCGCATCGCGACGCCTACGAGTGGGCGCGCGCCCACCTCGATCCATCGCTCACCTACTCCACGTTCCTCCGCGAGTTGCGGGTGGTTCACCAGGCGGCCTTCCGGGAACCGGCGGGGAGCGTAACTCGCGCGGTGCTCGACTCCGCCGAAATCGATCCGACGCCAAATGCCGAGGAGCTCGTCCTCGCGGATGAAGCGGCGGAAGCGCTCGGCGACGCCATGGCGACGCTCGATCCGGCGGTCAGGGCTGCGGTGCAGCTGCTGATCGTGGAGGAGATGACGGCGGGCGACGTCGCCCGGGTCGTCGGGTGGCCCAATGCGAAGGCAGTCTACAATCGCGTGTATCGTGCCCTTGCGGCTATTCGAGCGCGCCTCACCGCGGAGGACGCGAAGAACTGA